A genome region from Lusitaniella coriacea LEGE 07157 includes the following:
- a CDS encoding Uma2 family endonuclease, which yields MVIAAPEPKAELQPIGEQRAVLRGLSWEAYLQILDALPQSRGSRLTYDDGVLEITVPLEAHEFSGRLIERFILILVELTGLRMKTMGSTMMNYPNLKKGAEPDNAYYIQNQPLVKGREVDFTKDPPPDLVVEVDITHTDIAKNQFYASIGVPEFWRFNGKVWRIYQLQEGVYGEVEASPTFPQVPKEWLYDFLGQAKEDEIEAMQSLYEIVKRTQYPRKNKA from the coding sequence ATGGTTATTGCCGCACCCGAACCCAAAGCAGAGTTACAACCCATTGGAGAACAACGGGCAGTGCTTCGGGGCTTATCCTGGGAAGCATACCTGCAAATTCTGGATGCGTTGCCTCAATCTCGCGGTTCTCGCTTAACTTACGATGATGGAGTCTTAGAAATTACGGTGCCACTCGAAGCCCATGAATTTTCAGGTCGTCTGATCGAACGCTTTATTCTGATATTGGTCGAACTGACGGGACTGCGGATGAAAACGATGGGTTCGACGATGATGAATTACCCAAATTTAAAGAAGGGTGCGGAACCCGATAATGCTTACTACATTCAAAATCAGCCCCTTGTCAAAGGGCGCGAAGTCGATTTTACGAAAGATCCGCCTCCCGATTTGGTGGTTGAGGTAGACATCACCCATACAGATATTGCTAAAAATCAGTTTTATGCCAGCATTGGCGTGCCGGAGTTTTGGCGGTTCAATGGCAAGGTTTGGCGGATTTATCAGCTTCAGGAAGGGGTTTATGGGGAAGTGGAAGCGAGTCCCACATTTCCTCAAGTGCCAAAAGAGTGGCTGTATGACTTTTTGGGTCAGGCGAAAGAGGACGAAATTGAGGCGATGCAGTCGTTATATGAAATCGTGAAAAGAACTCAATATCCAAGAAAGAACAAGGCGTGA
- a CDS encoding DUF928 domain-containing protein: MLGGKPFADFPRVQLREKFPAIDKFRTGSFDFLKPSRNPSTYQTSGFLQCSVRTFLLLNPQSRTSIQPCQVVPYDLVMLHFFKRAIANPIQYAVISSTLAFLSLTPAVFAQSIPERWGEANQYQPPPGIGQPIRRESGGTRSPMPVRINPNAQNRQNESESVLSRLTALVPVKNEGFGVTIRENPTLWVYVASIENLESQIVAFTLLDEEGRIVYRANLEKIETPGLVSISLPEDLALELDKDYYWFCRIVDSSLIELDHAIAEGWIRRVKPPATLENIASLPPEQQALHYAEAEVWYDALTLLAQRYQENPRDRSIEIEWIKLLEAAGLGEISQFKFANRLPNSE; this comes from the coding sequence ATGTTGGGAGGCAAACCTTTTGCCGATTTTCCCAGAGTACAATTAAGAGAAAAATTCCCAGCCATTGACAAATTCCGTACTGGCTCGTTCGATTTTCTCAAACCCAGTCGCAATCCCTCAACTTATCAAACTTCTGGTTTTTTGCAATGCTCGGTGCGAACGTTTTTACTTCTCAATCCTCAATCCCGAACCTCTATCCAACCCTGTCAAGTTGTACCCTATGATTTGGTTATGTTGCATTTCTTCAAACGCGCGATCGCGAATCCCATTCAATACGCTGTAATCTCCAGCACGCTTGCGTTCCTTTCTTTAACGCCTGCTGTTTTTGCTCAGTCTATCCCAGAACGATGGGGAGAAGCGAATCAATATCAACCGCCACCCGGAATTGGACAACCCATTCGCCGAGAGAGTGGGGGAACGCGCAGTCCCATGCCAGTTCGCATCAATCCTAATGCACAGAATCGTCAGAACGAATCCGAATCGGTTCTCTCGCGCCTTACAGCTTTGGTTCCGGTGAAAAATGAAGGTTTTGGGGTGACAATCCGGGAAAACCCCACGCTTTGGGTGTACGTTGCGTCTATCGAGAATCTGGAATCTCAGATCGTTGCATTTACGCTGTTGGATGAGGAAGGCAGAATTGTTTATCGCGCAAATCTTGAGAAGATAGAAACTCCTGGGTTAGTGTCGATTTCACTCCCCGAAGACCTTGCTTTAGAATTGGATAAAGATTATTACTGGTTCTGTCGTATTGTGGATTCATCGTTGATTGAGTTGGATCACGCGATCGCGGAAGGATGGATTCGACGAGTCAAACCCCCTGCAACACTGGAAAATATTGCCTCTCTTCCTCCAGAACAGCAAGCACTGCACTACGCTGAGGCAGAAGTTTGGTACGATGCTCTCACCCTTCTCGCTCAACGCTATCAAGAAAATCCACGCGATCGATCCATTGAAATCGAATGGATAAAGTTATTGGAAGCAGCAGGATTGGGAGAAATTTCTCAGTTTAAATTTGCGAACCGCTTGCCTAATTCAGAATGA
- a CDS encoding transglutaminase domain-containing protein: MIPDSSISVVPQFSEKTPVLKLGKTRTIRPIAAAALRGITFHENRLWAIDTINGYLLQVDPLNDNTTVLNSSRWRDFVGVTGLAIEGDTLWFTRDDSVFFCPLSGETDPKRFVSLAYPANGIAVWKSTIYVTCEKAGYILVFSRETGQEITRFYAPGIGVENLTVRDEELWVCDSAEQTVYCLDRATGDVLFSVLTPFENPTGLAFGSDSEGEDATLYVAYADREPYIRDNPNADLELQYRDRTFIHPLYYHFNSRDRYALSNGYLVEMSYVEELSPLDPIDLKNLEWRMALPAETQRQKVRKIEPIGLPFREEIQDGQRIAVFQFDELNANERYVFGWKALLEVWSIKYQFVPKDGENLPPLPENFRDRYLVDNDNLAMETETIRKAAKEAIGTETNILRQMYSIRNYVYDRLSYGIKPHIDPPDVALNRGIGSCGEYLGVLLALARLNNIACRTVGRYKCPPHPLKRNLPLEPDFNHVWMEFYLPGFGWLPMESNPDDTNEGGPYPTRFFMGLAWYHAEMGKGVPFERLLSQGLPLTKEQASIGELAINHVRFTILEELQPE, from the coding sequence ATGATTCCCGATTCATCCATCTCTGTTGTACCGCAATTCTCCGAAAAAACTCCAGTACTCAAACTGGGGAAAACAAGAACGATTCGACCGATCGCGGCAGCAGCGTTACGCGGCATAACGTTCCATGAAAATCGGTTATGGGCGATTGATACGATTAACGGTTACTTGCTCCAAGTCGATCCCCTCAATGATAATACAACCGTTCTCAATTCCAGTCGTTGGCGCGATTTCGTGGGGGTAACGGGTTTGGCCATCGAAGGAGACACCCTTTGGTTTACCCGTGACGATAGCGTGTTCTTCTGTCCCTTATCGGGTGAGACTGACCCCAAGCGTTTTGTGAGTTTAGCCTACCCCGCTAATGGCATTGCAGTTTGGAAATCGACGATCTACGTTACCTGTGAAAAAGCAGGCTATATACTGGTTTTTAGCAGAGAAACCGGACAGGAAATTACGCGCTTTTACGCACCGGGGATTGGGGTAGAAAATCTCACCGTTCGAGATGAAGAATTATGGGTGTGCGATAGTGCCGAACAAACGGTGTATTGCCTCGATCGCGCGACAGGGGACGTTCTTTTTAGCGTCTTGACTCCTTTTGAGAATCCGACCGGTCTTGCTTTTGGTTCCGATTCCGAAGGGGAAGATGCAACCCTTTACGTTGCTTACGCCGATCGCGAACCTTATATTCGAGATAACCCCAATGCCGATCTCGAACTTCAGTACCGCGATCGCACATTTATTCATCCTCTGTATTACCATTTCAATTCGCGCGATCGCTACGCCCTCTCCAACGGCTATCTCGTGGAAATGTCCTACGTCGAGGAATTGTCCCCCCTCGATCCCATCGACTTGAAAAATTTAGAATGGCGTATGGCACTCCCCGCCGAAACCCAACGCCAAAAAGTGAGGAAGATCGAACCCATTGGATTGCCCTTCCGCGAAGAAATCCAAGACGGACAGCGCATCGCCGTTTTTCAATTCGATGAGTTAAACGCCAACGAACGCTACGTTTTTGGTTGGAAAGCACTGCTAGAAGTTTGGAGTATTAAATATCAATTTGTTCCTAAAGATGGGGAAAATTTACCCCCCTTACCGGAGAATTTCCGCGATCGCTATCTCGTCGATAACGACAACTTAGCAATGGAAACCGAAACAATCCGCAAAGCAGCCAAAGAAGCCATTGGCACAGAAACCAACATCTTGCGGCAAATGTACAGCATTCGCAACTACGTTTACGATCGCCTCTCCTACGGGATTAAACCTCACATCGATCCCCCCGACGTTGCCCTCAATCGCGGCATTGGTTCCTGTGGCGAATACTTAGGCGTACTCCTCGCTCTCGCAAGGCTCAACAACATTGCCTGCCGCACAGTGGGACGTTACAAATGTCCGCCACATCCCTTGAAACGCAACCTTCCCCTCGAACCGGATTTCAACCACGTTTGGATGGAATTTTATCTCCCTGGTTTTGGCTGGCTGCCAATGGAATCGAATCCCGACGACACCAACGAAGGGGGGCCCTATCCCACCCGCTTTTTTATGGGATTGGCGTGGTATCACGCAGAAATGGGGAAAGGCGTTCCTTTCGAACGGTTGTTGAGTCAGGGACTTCCTTTAACCAAAGAGCAAGCTTCCATTGGAGAACTGGCAATTAATCACGTCCGTTTTACAATTTTGGAAGAATTGCAACCAGAGTAA